In a genomic window of Oncorhynchus masou masou isolate Uvic2021 chromosome 4, UVic_Omas_1.1, whole genome shotgun sequence:
- the LOC135524434 gene encoding ATP synthase membrane subunit K, mitochondrial-like, translating into MGGHDAGTSHQFTGFAKYFNAYTITGRRNCVLLTYASIATIALFFKLKPKKQAAVTAK; encoded by the exons ATGGGCGGACACGACGCAGGAACCAGTCACCAGTTTACTGGTTTTGCCAAGTACTTCAATGCATACACAATCACAGGCAGGAGGAAC TGTGTCTTGCTCACATATGCAAGCATAGCCACCATTGCCCTCTTCTTCAAGTTGAAGCCCAAGAAACAGGCGGCTGTCACGGCAAAGTGA